AGCAGATTTGTAGCTCGTAGGCAGATTTGTAGCTCGTAGGCAGATTTGTAGCTCGTAGGCAGATTTGTAGCTCTTGGGAAGATTCATGGCACGTGGCGAGGACCAGGCGGCCCTGGACACCCTCACGGACCCCAGAATCTCCACCAGCAACCCGGCAGTAAACGCTCTTCAGGATATTCTCCAAGAGAGGTGTTCTGAGCACCATAAACAACGGTGATGGCAACATCCCTTGGAAGTGGCTGGTAGGGTTCGAGCTGGTGAGCTTGGAGCTGCCCAATTGGTGTGAAAACTCTTTTGATCATTGTCGTATCAGCGGTTTTGTTGTCATTTCCGTGCTGAAAACCTGGCCAGAGTTTCTTGCTGTTTGCTGGAATCATTGACTTCATCTAGAGCCTTCCTCTGGACGTCACTGATGACTCGATACCGCCCACAATCCACTTCCGCAGCACAAACCATCATTCCCCTGGAGTCATCAACAAGAAACAACTTCCCAAAGTTGTCTTCAATCGAGTAGTATCCATGCTCATGAGCTCCGACTTTGTAGCTAGGATACCCAAACTGATATCCGCTGATAAATTCCTCCATGACAGGTTCGTGATCCGTTATACTCTCCAAAGAGATCCGCACAGAAGTGTACGACTCTTCGTCAAAGAACAGAAGAAGTCCATCATAACAAGTGAATTGAAACCGAGGAGCATGACCCTGTTTCATGAGTATGGCGCCGTTGTTCACGTACATGATCCCAGGCTGATCATTGTCAAAATAGGGATCCTCGGAAAAGCCCAGAAAGACATGTCGTCCTAGAACGTGACAATAGATATCTTCCGAGGCCTGAATCACGCGCCTTATGTCTGGATGTGTGCCTTTGGACCCCTTATACTTGATCAGAACGTGACATTCCGCTCCTTCTAGCATGAATATGAACACCACCACATGCGGAAACGACACGAGTTTGTGGATGCTCAAGTGGTTGGCCATCAAGCTGTAAGCAGACAAATCAAGCCTGATCCCATATTTGCTGGTGAACACTTTCCCGTCTGCTTCTAGTTTAAGCGAGTCCACAAGTTCAGGTCTGGTGACAATGGTCAAGGACCTTCCAAACTCCTCAGCGTCCACTTTTCGAATTGGACGCGCGAATTTCGATCCCACCTGCCGACGTCGACAATACTCGATCGCACACTCTCTCCACGTGTTGCGATGCGAAAACTGGGGCTCGAACCAAGGACACACCTCCTGTAGTTTGGATCTGAACACACTGTCGGAAAGAACCCTGCTCCACGATTTGCTAGACTGCGATAAAGCACACACAGAACGAATATCTAGCTGGTCTGCGATGAGCTCAACTAGTTCTGGAGGTAGCATTGTGTGTTTCGACTCGAACGCGACTCGAACGGGTATCACTTGggcagaggaggaaaagTGTGTAGGTGCATAGGTTCAAATCTTGGAGATGGGAAATAGTAATACAGTAATTAAGGGCAGGGAATCTTACAAAAAATCCGCTATAAAAACGGTTGAAAATATACCTCAACATTTATTGGCCTCGTTTGAATGGCCAGTCAAAGATTATTAAATACAGGGGTGGACCTTTTTCGAGACCACTATCACTGACCTCCCTTACGGTAGATATCCGAGATCAGCTTTTCTCGTCTCTCGCTATCACTGAACAGTGCATGGACCAAGCTCACCAACTCATCAGCCGAGTAGTCAACCAGAGCATCACTCTCCAGCAAGTATCGAATGTCGGCCAGGTTGGACTCCAAAATCTGACCCAGGTACTCAAACTTGAGCCAGTTCTGACAGAAAGTGGCGGTCAGAGCCTCACCAAACAACGACTCAACACCAGCCGAAATCACAGCAACAAGTTTGGCGAGTTCTTGACTCTCGGCCTCAGAAACGTCGCCAAGATTCTCGACCTCGGTGACGATGGTTGTGGCAGCACAGTTGAGCAGGGTGCCCAACATCTGCATTCGGGCGTTGTCGCTCACTTGGTCCTCCCACTCGTCCGAAAGCTGAGTGAGGTAGGATGTGAGcttctcggcagcagcctggCAGTTGAACAGGTTGCCGCCTTCATGCGAACAATTCTGGAATCCGCCAGCACCGTTCAAAATGTCGGTAATGTGGCTCTGGTGCTGTTCAAGTACCTGGCGCAAATGCCGCTTTCCAAATTTGTCCATCAGCTCAAGCTCGGCAGCAAGTTCAGCTTCATCCTTTTGGGCTCGAATATGATTGTTGATGGTTTCAATGTCGTTATAAAGCGCCAAAGGAGACTTGGCTGATCGATACGCCAGTGGAACGAGAGCTCGATAGAGGGCGTAAAAGTTTGCGGTCTGAGAAGGATACATGAAACCAGCGGATCCAATTTTCAActtctttcgctcctcATACAAATGACTTCCCTcgttcaagaaggaggtgattgTGGAAGTGAGAATCTCAGGAAGGTTAGTAGTTATAATAGCAACGTCCGCAGGAGTAGCAGTAGTGGTGGCTTCGACAGTCACATCGCCTTCATTGTCGTCAATGACAACATCAGTCTCATCCCCCCATCCCCAGTCCTCGTTTGACTCAGCTGTTGACTCAGCGGCAACCGACTTTGCCTCCTCGGCCGTTTCCTCGGTAATGGGCTCGTCCCAACCCCagtcctccttggtctccttctcctcgtcacTGAACTCAAGGTCATCGTCTCCCCAGTTGTCAGCAGAGCCCTCAGAGGGAGCCAGAGAGGCCTGGGATTGCGACTTTCGCACCTGCCTCGAGCCTGTGGTGGAATGTGACGCAGTCCTGGGTTTCTTGGGGCTTTCCTGGGCTTTGGAAGGAGGTCTAGGggtcgtcttcttctcgtcagAAATGTTTTCGACAGCTCCAGACAACAGCCTAGTCCGCAGCTCAGCAAGAAACTTGTCTTTACGCGCAGACAGCCACACCTCGGGAAGAGAGAAGCTCCAATCGGTGATCTCGTCTCCAGACAGCCAGCCAAAAGAGGtcaacttctcctccagagtctcaaggagatcaagatGTGCCTCAAAGGCAGGAAGACCGTCGACAGAATCGGGAATAAGCTTGCCGAGACTCTGCAAAAGCTTGTTGGTCACGGGGGTGGAGAGTCTTTTAATAACAGGAGCAGACACGTCTTTAGGAAGAGTGTTAATGACTGTAACAAGAGCAATCAGAGAGTCGGAAAATTGAGGAAGTGTCGAACAGGCCTCGGGTGCGATTGAGACACGCGATTGACTGTCGCTCTTCACCTGCACCTGCAGATCCAGTAACCTCTCAAACACTCCATCCAGAGACTTGACCAGCTGACCCAGAGACTTCTTCTGAACACCGTCACCGATTGATCCCAGTAGTTGAAATTCGGTTCCAGCGTCATCTCCCACAGCCACCTGCGTCTGGGTGACCTCCACGGCCTTGCTCCATTTGgccatctgctcctcctcaattTGGGCGAACAGATTGTCAGCTTCGGAAGACAGAGCACGGACGATTTTGACCTCCGAATATTGCTTCATCTGTCcaatggccttggtgaGCTCCTTATGGGCCTCCAGCGCCTTCTGTGTCTCTTGCTGCTCCACATGCTGTCGCAGAACACTGAGCTTTTCTCTGCACACCTTGAGTTCTCTCAAGACGGCCAGTTTCACCTGCGTGACCTTGTAAtcgttgagcagcttgacCTGCTGGATGCTGGGCTCGCCTCGATGCACCTTGGCCGCCTCCACGTATCGTTTGGTGGCTACTTGGAGCTCCTGTCGCGATTTGGCGTGTGCGGTTCGAACCGACTGCAAAATGTCGCCCAGAGTGTTGTCGTTTTCAAACACGTTGAGTTTCTCAATTGCCTCGGCGTCGGGCTCTTTGCCAGACACCACGAGACTGCTGAACGAGTCGGCCACGAGCGACATGATGTGATGTTCAGATGGTTGTATAAAGCTCCAGCTTGTCACGATGCACAGCAACTCTATCAGCGTGGGCAACTTGATCGGGGTAGAGTTTGCTTAGTAAGCGAGGAGGGTGATGGAAGTGAAAAGTGACAAGAAGTGAGACGAAGTGAGAAAAAGGTGGGAGGAGCCTTTTGAGAAATGAGCGTGCCTTGAAGATTTACTTTGTGTATGGATTTGAATTGATTAGGAAGTTGCTATGTTCAATTTGGAGTCTC
The Yarrowia lipolytica chromosome 1A, complete sequence genome window above contains:
- a CDS encoding uncharacterized protein (Compare to YALI0A07667g, weakly similar to uniprot|Q6CH08 Yarrowia lipolytica YALI0A14322g) gives rise to the protein MLPPELVELIADQLDIRSVCALSQSSKSWSRVLSDSVFRSKLQEVCPWFEPQFSHRNTWRECAIEYCRRRQVGSKFARPIRKVDAEEFGRSLTIVTRPELVDSLKLEADGKVFTSKYGIRLDLSAYSLMANHLSIHKLVSFPHVVVFIFMLEGAECHVLIKYKGSKGTHPDIRRVIQASEDIYCHVLGRHVFLGFSEDPYFDNDQPGIMYVNNGAILMKQGHAPRFQFTCYDGLLLFFDEESYTSVRISLESITDHEPVMEEFISGYQFGYPSYKVGAHEHGYYSIEDNFGKLFLVDDSRGMMVCAAEVDCGRYRVISDVQRKALDEVNDSSKQQETLARFSARK
- a CDS encoding uncharacterized protein (Compare to YALI0A07689g, weakly similar to uniprot|P53847 Saccharomyces cerevisiae YNL258c hypothetical protein), coding for MSLVADSFSSLVVSGKEPDAEAIEKLNVFENDNTLGDILQSVRTAHAKSRQELQVATKRYVEAAKVHRGEPSIQQVKLLNDYKVTQVKLAVLRELKVCREKLSVLRQHVEQQETQKALEAHKELTKAIGQMKQYSEVKIVRALSSEADNLFAQIEEEQMAKWSKAVEVTQTQVAVGDDAGTEFQLLGSIGDGVQKKSLGQLVKSLDGVFERLLDLQVQVKSDSQSRVSIAPEACSTLPQFSDSLIALVTVINTLPKDVSAPVIKRLSTPVTNKLLQSLGKLIPDSVDGLPAFEAHLDLLETLEEKLTSFGWLSGDEITDWSFSLPEVWLSARKDKFLAELRTRLLSGAVENISDEKKTTPRPPSKAQESPKKPRTASHSTTGSRQVRKSQSQASLAPSEGSADNWGDDDLEFSDEEKETKEDWGWDEPITEETAEEAKSVAAESTAESNEDWGWGDETDVVIDDNEGDVTVEATTTATPADVAIITTNLPEILTSTITSFLNEGSHLYEERKKLKIGSAGFMYPSQTANFYALYRALVPLAYRSAKSPLALYNDIETINNHIRAQKDEAELAAELELMDKFGKRHLRQVLEQHQSHITDILNGAGGFQNCSHEGGNLFNCQAAAEKLTSYLTQLSDEWEDQVSDNARMQMLGTLLNCAATTIVTEVENLGDVSEAESQELAKLVAVISAGVESLFGEALTATFCQNWLKFEYLGQILESNLADIRYLLESDALVDYSADELVSLVHALFSDSERREKLISDIYRKGGQ